The following is a genomic window from Flavobacterium crassostreae.
TCCAGTCCGATTTTGGAATAACAGTATTGTTGATTGCAACAGCAATGCCCGATTGTTTTTGCGGAATTTCAATATCAAGAAGTTCTTGAATGCTTAATGCATTTGCTTGAAATTGTTTAATTTGGTTGTTGATTTTTAATTCCATTCCTGTAGATTTTAGTATATAATTATACTTTAGGAATGGCTACAAAGTGCCCAAATATGGGACTGTGGAAGTCATTTACTTTTCCCTACGCTAGTATGAACTAGATCAGGTTCAGAGGGTAATTCTCAGCCTACAGTATTGCAGACACCCCTAAAGTGTGAAGCAAATGTAATCAAATTTTAATTTAAAACAGAAATTTTGATTTTATTTTATCAAAACGTCTCTTTTGCGGCTTGTGTCGCTTTCCAGCAGCTCTGCAAATGATCGTTAACTATTCCAACAGCTTGTAGGTAGGCATAGGTTACGGTAGAGCCAACAAATTGGAAACCACGTTTTTTTAAGTCTTTGCTAATAGTGTCCGAAAGCGCTGTGGTAGCAGCAACATCTTGAAGGGTTTTGGGATAGTTGTATATGGGAGTGTTGTTAGTAAATGCCCAAATATATTTACAAAAACTACCAAATTCGGACTGAATTTTTATAAAAGCCTGTGCATTGGTTACTGCAGCATGGACTTTGCGTTTGTTTCGGACTATTCCGGCGTCTTGCAATAAATCCTGTATTTTGTCGGGGCTGTATTTGGCTATTTTAGTATAGTCAAATTGATCGAATGCTTGCCTAAAATTTTCTCTTTTTTGGAGTATGGTTATCCAGCTCAATCCGGCCTGAAAGGTTTCAAGAATCAAAAACTCAAATAATGTAGCATCATCGTAGACTGGTTTGCCCCATTCTTGATCATGGTACTCTTGGTATAGCACACTAGAGAGGCACCAGTTGCATCTTATTTTGGTTTGCATTATATTGGATTTAAGAATTCAAATATAAAAAAATCCCATTTCAAATTGCTCTGAAATGGGATTTTATATCTAAAAAGAAGCTTTAGGTTATCCTAATGCAGCTCTTTTAAAGCCAGTAACGATAAGATCTTTGTCTAAAGATTTCACATAGTTAGCTACGCTTAATTTGTTGTCTTTAATATAATCT
Proteins encoded in this region:
- the thiS gene encoding sulfur carrier protein ThiS — encoded protein: MELKINNQIKQFQANALSIQELLDIEIPQKQSGIAVAINNTVIPKSDWNQLQLSQSDEILILSATQGG
- a CDS encoding DNA-3-methyladenine glycosylase I, coding for MQTKIRCNWCLSSVLYQEYHDQEWGKPVYDDATLFEFLILETFQAGLSWITILQKRENFRQAFDQFDYTKIAKYSPDKIQDLLQDAGIVRNKRKVHAAVTNAQAFIKIQSEFGSFCKYIWAFTNNTPIYNYPKTLQDVAATTALSDTISKDLKKRGFQFVGSTVTYAYLQAVGIVNDHLQSCWKATQAAKETF